In the genome of Erinaceus europaeus chromosome 8, mEriEur2.1, whole genome shotgun sequence, one region contains:
- the ING3 gene encoding inhibitor of growth protein 3 isoform X2 produces the protein MLYLEDYLEMIEQLPMDLRDRFTEMREMDLQVQNAMDQLEQRVSEFFMNAKKNKPEWREEQMASIKKDYYKALEDADEKVQLANQIYDLDLWN, from the exons ATGTTGTACCTCGAGGACTATCTGGAAA TGATTGAGCAGCTTCCTATGGACTTGCGGGACCGCTTCACCGAGATGCGCGAGATGGACCTGCAGGTGCAGA ATGCAATGGATCAGCTAGAGCAAAGAGTCAGTGAATTCTTCATGaatgcaaagaaaaacaaaccagagtggagagaagagcaaATGGCCTCCATCAAAAAA GATTATTACAAAGCTTTGGAAGATGCAGATGAAAAGGTGCAGTTGGCAAACCAGATATATGACTTG